CGGCCTCCGGAACACCCCGGTTGCGAAGCGGAAAAGCGAGATTGTCGTAGACCGTCATCGTGTCGTAGATGACGGGAAACTGGAAAACCTGCGCGATGTTGCGGGCTTGGGTCGACAGCGTCGTTACGTCTTGGCCGCCGAACAGGATGCGCCCGTGCGAAGGCTGAAGCAGACCGGAGATGATGTTGAGAAGCGTTGTCTTTCCGCATCCTGACGGACCAAGAAGCGCGTAAGCGCCGCCGTCGGTCCACTCGTGATCGACTTCCTTCAGGGCATAGTCCTTGTCCGTCTTCGGATTGGGTCCGTAGGCGTGGCGGATATGGTCGAGCGTGATCCGTGCCATTGTGTCCCCCTATGCCGCAAGCCGCGTGGCGGCAATGGCGCGGCCGTTCTCGCCGAACGCCATCAGATGACGCGTGTCCAAAAACACGTCGACATCCGTATCCGGCTCGATATCGTGAATGCCGTGCGCTAGCATGACCCAGCGCACACCTTCGTAGTCCAGATGCACGAAGCTCTCGGAGCCGGTGATTTCGGAAATCTGCGTTCTGGCGCGAAGCCTGGGCGCATCAGCGGTCTGTGGTCCCAGCGCAAGATGGTGCGGATGAAACGCGATGGTGACCGGACCGTCGGCGATTGCCGCAAGATGTGCAGGCACCGGAATGCCGATCAGGCCACTATGCTGAAAGCTCGCGCCTTCCTTCGAAACCGATATGAAGTTCAGCGGTGGGTCCGCAAACGTCTTGGCCGTCACCAGGTCGGCGGGCCGGCGATAGACGGAAATCGTCGGACCGAATTGCGTCACGCTGCCCTGGTTGAGGGTCGCGGTATTGCCACCGAGCAGCAAGGCCTCGGATGGTTCCGTCGTCGCATAGACGAAGATCGCGCCGGACTGGGAAAATATCCTCGGCAGTTCCTGGC
Above is a window of Rhizobium etli 8C-3 DNA encoding:
- a CDS encoding ABC transporter ATP-binding protein, with the translated sequence MLELRNAAKMVGGEYHIHPTDLTLEKGTLNVLLGPTLSGKTSLMRLMAGLDRPTSGSIHFDGADVTGVPVQKRNVAMVYQQFINYPALSVYENIASPLRIAGLDAKTIDVEVRKAAELLKLTPYLERTPLNLSGGQQQRTALARALVKNAGLVLLDEPLANLDYKLREELRQELPRIFSQSGAIFVYATTEPSEALLLGGNTATLNQGSVTQFGPTISVYRRPADLVTAKTFADPPLNFISVSKEGASFQHSGLIGIPVPAHLAAIADGPVTIAFHPHHLALGPQTADAPRLRARTQISEITGSESFVHLDYEGVRWVMLAHGIHDIEPDTDVDVFLDTRHLMAFGENGRAIAATRLAA